The Strix aluco isolate bStrAlu1 chromosome 21, bStrAlu1.hap1, whole genome shotgun sequence sequence TAAATTTGTGAGACTTTGCtaaaattctgaatatttctgtTGTATGAAAAGTAAGACTCCTAAAACTTAATGGTTTGGGTCCATAAAGATGATGTTTAAGGGTTTTTTAACTGGAAATATTTCAACCATatacttttctgtctttgtatgGCAATTGGACTGTTCCTCAAACTGAGTCAGACTGGCGCCATGCATTGGTACTCCACTTACCTCAATGTCTCTGTAATAATAAGGAAGGTCATTTTCTAGTACATTCTGTTCTCATCTTATATTTTTCATGTCTTAAAGATGTTCAGGAatgagaaatatttatgaaaacagtaaattattttaattttctgcattgtAGATAATAACCTTTATAGTTTACTCTTTTCGTAGCCCAGAATTATCAAATAAGAATGAAATAAAGTGGTGGCTGTTAAAATCTTAATGGGTTGTATTGTATCAATGGTCTAAGCAAGTCCTGtacatttttgtaaaaataaattaaaatttaaatttttttaaaaaaataaagtaaaattatctGTTCACTATTTTATAAAGGCAATCTCAATCTAATTAGATTACAGTGGGGACCTACATAAATTGGAAACAGGCCTTATAAAATATGATTATTTTAGGAAACTTGTGGgtaatttaaaagacaaaatcgAAAGCAATGGGAGACAACTTACTTCCTTTTGAAGTCAACTCTCTGGTTCTAATAACTgccttaaaatttttttttctagaatctCCAGGCTGTGGTGTCCAAACAGTAAGGTGGAATtaaatcacagaataccaggttggaagggacctcaaggatcatctggtccaacctttcttggcaaaagcatggtctagacaagatggcccagcccCTGTCCAGCCGAATCTTAAAAGTGCCCAATCTTGGGGAATCCACTACTTCCCTgcggagattattccagtggctgattgttctcatgaAAAATTCTCCTCCTGTGTCCagtctccccaggagtaacttgtacccatcacccctcATCTTTTCTGGGTGACTCTTTgtgaaaagggagtctccatcttctttgagccaccctttaaatactgaacgtggtgataaggtctcccctaagccttcttttctcgaGGCTggacaaacccaattctctcagcctttcctcgtaCAGAATTCAAGTATTTCACTTCTTAAGTTTGTATGCTAGAAGAAAGCAAGTTTCTGAGAGGGATGGGCTGGTCTTGAGGGAAAGAGATCTGGGGCTGGTTTTGATTAACTTGGcttaaaaggaaatgtttcacaAGATCCATTCCAGTACTGTGGAAGTCACGTCCTTTTGGttcaaaatgttttcctgcaACAGTTTGGGCCCTGCTTAGTCCTTTATACTGCCCGTCTAGCTAGCTTGTGTGTCTCATGTAGCAGGGCACACAACCTTGCTTCCACAGCACGTAAGTGTAATGTAAGAAGCTTCTCTTCGGAGCAGAAAACACCTTTTCTcctaaaatgtaaaaatcagCTTCAGGCATCTTGGGAATGACTGAAGATAcctggaaaggaaaaagacaaaacccaTGCCTGCGATCTACCTAAACAAAAGAATTCAGTGAGACCAGAAGTAAAAAACCCCCTGCAGTTTCACTATGAGTACACCCTATTGAAGCAGTGGTTGTTACTGGGTAATTTAAACCCAAAACCTCAGCAAACATGTTCTCATTGAAATATCAGTCAAGTTTCAAgctttttcctgtcatttcagtATTGCTTCCTAGAATGTAAATGAAGGCGACATTATTCTACAATCCCAtgagtaatacagaaaaaagcAGTTAAGCCTTATGCATGTTCTTGCAAGCATATGTTGTATTAATACTACTGCAgagtagcaggaggaggatggaagGATCCCTCTACAAGCAAGACTACCTCAGTCTTTGTAAAAGCCCTGAAACAGGGCAAGGTGTATCCTGGCAGCTGGGAGGGATGTGACCCTTGCAGGTTGCAGCAAGACACTGAACCTCATCAAAGCATGACACTAAGAAAAATCCTGGGGCTACTGACCAATGTCAGGGGTTTTGGTGGTGCGATTATATGTTGTCTTGAATATAAATAACCATTTTGCAAATGTCATACAgattctcttttttattttacaggactTGTAAGGACACCACAAAAATTAAGCTAGCAAAAGAGCTTCAATGTATGGCTTGCACAAAAATTATCTCTGGGGAAAATTAAATGCGTATTTACGTTCTAGTATACAACAGTCCTTACAGGGCTGAAAAGAGAGATTTTATGTAGGTAGCTGACAACTTTTCAGATGTTCTGATGCCGTTTATTTCACGACttcacaatatttaaaaataaataaaagatggaaaaaatgtgtCAGTACTTTCAACTGATAATACGTCTTTAGCATAGTATTTCGGCATCTGCAAAATAACAAGTATTTTTACAAGATTATACATAAACTTCACTGAAGAATCGCGTGTTATAGCGCACTATAGTAATGCAAGTTAACTATGTAAATTAAGTTTAACCTGAAActagtaaaatgaaaaatattgtacTAGCTCTTAATCTATTTCTGATTTAATTAACCTTGAAAACCTTTCTCGCatcttaattttttctcttttgtcttttcttagATAAACTCAACGTCAAGTCACAGACTTTCTGACACTGGCTTTATCTTGAAGGAGGGACATTTTCATTAGGATTTGCAAATCCTGAAATGCTCCGTTTTCCCTGCATTGAGTTAGAGGATTTTTTCCTCGCAGCTTCTCGGAGGCGGTGCTGAGCCCCTCTGCTGAGGGGAGCGCGACTCTCCTGCTGCCTGGGCCCCAGCGCCGCTGAACGGATGCCGTTCTGTTCCGCAGCCGGCTTTTTACAACTACTTTTTTAGAGCCAAACCTGAGGTGGAGTTGAGGCAAAGCTGCCGGTGTGCGGATGAGCCCTCCTCCCAGAAACGGGACCCTCCGGATGAGTGTTCAGAGCAGAAACTCTGGCCCGCGCGGGGGGGCCTGGCCCGGCTCCGCTCAGGGCTGCGGCTTCTCTGGCTGTGAGGAGCGGCGGGACGGGGCTGCTGCGGTGCGCGGCCGCTACCGACCCGCCCCActcgccgggccggggccggggccgggcgggctgtCACCGGGCGGGCTGTCCCCGGGCGGGCTCTCCCCGGCAGGCCCCGTCCGGCGCCGCCCCGGGGGAGCCGCCGGCAGGAGGCGGCCTGAGGGGCGGCCCAGCAGCGCCCGCCCGGGGGCGCGGGAGGGGACGGGGCGCCCCGCGACGCCGGGGCCGCGCTCCAGTTCCTCATTTTCCTGCCGGGGCTGAGCGTCCCGCCGCGCTCCCGAGCACCGAACGGCGATGATGGACCGCGACCGCAACAAGacgctgctgctggagctgcaaaGGGCCGCCGGCACCGGGAACGGCCGCTGCGCCGACTGCGGGGAGCCAGGTAAGGGGgctccgcccggccccgctcccctcgccgccccccgggcccgcCCGGCGCGTTTCTGACAGGAATGTGGGGGTGAGGGAGCGGCCGGCCGGGCCCCCCGGGCCGTGCTGCCGGCCGGGTGTCTGCCCATCCCCGGTCAGCCTCCCGGCGTGGCCGCCTCCGCTCCCGCCGTTCCCGAACGCGGGGCCCGTCGACACCTTCCACCTCAGGTACCACcgaggcgggaggcgggaggcgggaggcggtGGTCGGCGGGCCCGCTCTCGGGGGCGGCCGTTCGGGTGAGCCCTGCGGGGCTGCCGGGCGGGCGGGACAGGGCTGatccccgccgggccgggccaggaGCGGTGGTCGGAGCCCCGGGGGATGCGGAGAGGACAGCGTGGGACAGGAAGTGGCCTCAGCACACCAGCAGCTTCCCCAGAGTTATTTGTAGACAGTGCAGAAGGCCGGAGGAGGAGAGTGGCGGGAATGGCTctgcaccggggaaaggcagcaAAGAGCCTGCGGGAAAGGCCACGGTGGGCTGGCAGCCTGCGCTCGTTGGAGGTGGGAGGCGCCCTCACCCAAGCCAGCGGTCAATCGGTagacaacagcagctggaagaagaCAAGAAGTAGCTTCTGTTGGCTGTGATAAGGGAGGAGCGGAGGGCGACATGCTGAAAGTGTCAGTCCAAGGAAATGGCCTTGCCAGAGCCCTCGGAACGCCTCTGAGCATCGACCTGTCAAGGCCGCTGCAGGGgatgcagcagcaggcaggagcaggggccaCATTCTTCATTGGGGAAAGCAGGTGCTGTTCCCCTGAGCACAGTGAAGTGACAGCCATACACGATGGGGTGGGATTTGAGGTATTCTGTGTGAAGCCTGGGCTGTGCATCAGATGTGCTTTTTGCCCTTGCCAGTGGCTGTGCCTTCTCCCATGTATTCGTTCGTTCTTTGTGTTTGTATCTAGATCCAGAGTGGGCTTCTTACAAACTTGGAATATTCATTTGTTTGAATTGCTCTGGAATCCATCGCAATCTTCCTCAAATCAGCAGGGTCAAATCCCTTCGCCTTGACTTCTGGGAGAACGATCTTATAGAGGTACAGAGGAAAAAGCAGTAATTCATTTACTTTCCTCCACGTTTCATCATAGCCTCCTCTGCCTCATAATTCTGATGTCATCCACCATGGACAGAGGAACAAAGCCACGCAGAACCAAGTTAACTCCATGGGTaactttaggggtttttttaatgatctaCTCAATCAAATTACATTGACAGGCGATCATGTTTCTAACAGCctgcagtgtatttttttttttatagcacacAGTAACTCCTCATTGTGGTTTAGAAGCCCACAGATATTTCCAGACAGTATGTTCTATTCAGTAATCAAGATATCCTTCTTAAATAATGGTTCAGCCTCTCATCTCTCAATTGAATTGTGTTAATAATATAATCACAGTTAACGTCTGGGAGGAGATGAAGGTATGGGGAGATCGTAAATagattttctcttaattttcttttgttcttttaatcaACAACCACAATCTTGTGTTCCTTCCCATCTGGTTCAGAACTGTAAATACTGAAAAAGGCTCAGCCACCTAAAAAGTGCAAACCATAGTGCCAAAGGGAATTTATAAATGTATGTAGAGACACCCTGAGAGTTATGGCAAGACTGAGCAAAAATTTGCAGTGCTCCCTTTGATACAAGTTTCATTTTATGTTCATGGCATGGTATTGATTTTGTAGTTGCACACTAACTGTAActtcttttgtatttcagtttatgAAGCAGCACGGGAATCTCTGTGCCAAAGCTAAATATCAGGCGAAAGTCCCTCCCTACTATTACATCCCTCAGTCCTGTGATTGTTTGTAAGTTGATGGTGTATTCACTGCTACAGACCTTTACAGCTATTGAACTACTGCTTCCCTCTACAGGTCTCTGGTTGGTTGGTGAAAATAGAGTAGAGGCAGATCAGCTTTATCcatgttttcctctttcaggGTTTTAAGAGAGCAATGGATTAGAGCTAAATATGAGCGTGAGGAATTTGTTGCCACCCGAGTCTGCCAAGATCCTTGTTCTGCAGGTAAAAGTTAGGATTGTCAGGGAAAAAGTGTTAGTCTTAAGGCCAACAGCACAGTGTTCTGTTTGCAACTTTGAAGGTCTTCCAGGTTGGCTTGTCCTATTTGAACTGTTGGATGTGCAGGCCTTGCTTTGAGAAGAAGCTCCTAAGAAAAGGCACTTAGACAAGTGCGAGGGTGTATTCAGATCTTACAGTTCTCTAGTTCTCCACTGATTTTTTTCGTATGAGGTGAAAATTCTCAGATGGAGAAGAGACTTGAAACTCTGTGCCACATCACTGTTTAGATAATCAGTCCTGCTATTGTGCTGCCCTTTTCTGACATTTATCTTGGCCCAATCTGCAGGTAGCCATGAAGGATTCCTCTGGAAGCGTGGGCGGGAAAGCAGACAGTTCCAGAAGAGGCGATTTCTCCTATCAGCAAGGGAAGGGGTGATGAAATACTACACCAAAGAAGTGAGTTCCTCAGCCAGAGTTGGCCATATGTAGCTGGTCAACATCCGTCCTCAGACCCTGTTCTTCACCAGCAAAACCCAGCATAAATAGCTTTGTCTCTAGTTTTGCAGCCAGGACAGCCTGTGTTTGGAGGAGCCCAGATGTTTCTCCATCAACATATGTGGTATCTTAGGCAATTGCTCTTTTGGATTTAGCCCTTTTCCTCATCCCTTATCTTAACCCTGCAGCCTCCTTTTGCTTAGTGAACAAAGGAAATGGATACTGGCAGTTGAATAGCAAAATGAAGAAGAGATCTGTTGGCAGCTGTTAGCTGTTGTATTACCAAAATATTCTCTCATCAGCCACTGCAGTGTCATCCTCAACACATCTCCCTTCTGTGGGCAAGTGTGGCTAATTGTTCTCCAACTATGAGGCTGGAGGTAGAACCCATCCCTTGCAATTCAGACACATCCCTCTCAAATAGCAGCTCAGCATTTGTCTAGGAAAGGGAGTCACTCTTTGTAAGTGATTTTATGTAGCATGTAATTAAGGCTTTATATTTCAGGTATATCCCATATTCAGATATTTTAGGatgtctgctttttcttcagtagGGATCTAGTTCTCATACGGCTAATCTGTCTTTCATTACCTTCCTGAGAGCACTTTAATACAGTGATGCTTTTCATTTCACAGTCCAGAGGTCCAAAAGCCATTATCAGCATTGAGAATTTGA is a genomic window containing:
- the ADAP2 gene encoding arf-GAP with dual PH domain-containing protein 2, with amino-acid sequence MMDRDRNKTLLLELQRAAGTGNGRCADCGEPDPEWASYKLGIFICLNCSGIHRNLPQISRVKSLRLDFWENDLIEFMKQHGNLCAKAKYQAKVPPYYYIPQSCDCLVLREQWIRAKYEREEFVATRVCQDPCSAGSHEGFLWKRGRESRQFQKRRFLLSAREGVMKYYTKESRGPKAIISIENLNAMFQTEKIQHAHGLQITYKTDGQTRNLFVYHESGKEIVDWFNAIRAARYYYLRTTFPTVPEPELIPRITRNYIKEGYMEKTGPKQKEAFKVRWFCLDSQDRNLMYLKNPLDAFAQGQVFIGRMDEGYEVRAGLPQGVRVKKRKPAITVVTPMREFVFICENDREQREWIDALNGVIAQPLTG